aaaagactacctGATTTGGCAGCTGTGGTAAATTTagtctttgttttatttatttttttcgtatattgtttattgctttaatTGAAAAGAAACTGATTTTGTTGTTAAATATgattttgttgtcttttgtttctttataatttttcttttattatgaaAACAAGTGCAGCATTATAATTTACTGTCCGTGCTTGTATTGTATTCATcaagtcttttttctttttctgtgatgtgtttataatatatatttaaaaataaatgtagatagGAATTAATCGTCAACGTCGATTTCGACATCTTCCTCGTCTTCTGAGCATTCTTGACTGGTCTGGGGGTCTGTGAAGGGGGATGAGGGGGATATTTGGAGGTGACCTGGTAGAGAAAGGGTTGGAGATCTGGACCTGTTTTTTCCCCCACTAGTGACAGATTCAGTCTCTTCAAGTTCTGAGATTGTAAGAACAGCCTCCACTGTGGAAGGGCTAAGTTTTTTGGCTGACTCTACATCTGCCTTCATCTCCTCCAGGtcccttttgagtttagctctgcGATTTTGGAACCAGGTGATCACCTGAGCATTGGTCAGTCCCAACTGCTGAGCGATCTGGTCTCTGTCTGCAGGTGATAAATATTTCTGGTATAAAAACCTCTTTTCCAGCTCATAGATCTGGTGATTTGTAAAAGCTGTTCTGGACTTTCTCCTCTTTTTGGGAGTCTGTCGCTGACCAAAAATTGTCATTCCATCTCGCCctgcaagaaataaaaaaatacattgtagtTAAatccagggaaaaaaaaaaaaaaaaaaataagtaattgtTGCCATATTATCATTTTCTTAAACATAAACTAACCGTGAAACAAATATCTCTCTGTAAATATCAGTTCATTCATGATTGTGTATTAATTCAATTTGAAATATGCAGTTAATACATCACAGTATTTGTTCTATATTTATTCaataagatatataaaataaaacaagtgcatcaagtttaaaataaataaataaaatgtgaaatgaGATAAGCTAGAAGGGCATTTATTGAGTAATTCTAgcgtttattttctttttatactttgATACAATTTATTATTTAAGTGTAATACAGTTACAGTAACATTATTgatgatttaaataaaaatcgAATACATTTCCCACCAAGATCaactaataataacaataactataCAATAATAATTGTAAGATATTTTACAAACACtccatttttttgttataaatttggctttttatttgtttgtttcgaATGTTCTATTTTGATGTTAGTAGAAATATCTAGCTAGACCTTACCTTCTGCAGCTTGTAGGACACTGACTTCCAGTCCTTTGAAGGTCTTGCTGGCCAGTTCCTCCAGGGCACAGAGGGGTGATGTCTGGGAGAGCAGAGTTCTGCTGGACAGTGGTAGCCCTGTAGGTGGTGGTTTCTCTGCTGAGGTTAGTAAGTGAGCAGTCCCACAAATAGTGTAACTTCTCCTGACTGAGGGCTTGCTCAGAATGTCCTCAATACTAAAAGGAGTCAAGGGCTTGTTGGAGTTTGCAGGAGGTGGCAAATGATCCAAGGCATTTCTTCTTCTTTCCTCTACAGAAGAGGCTTTTGCTTCTTCCTTGGAAGTCATTATGGAACCCTACCTTGAGCAGAgaagccaaattaaaaaaaaacccaaaaagttcTCCCCCAACTGCTCCGACAGAGGGTTTCTCCTTTGCTGCCTTCTTAAAGACAGTCGAGAGTCGAGATACAATCTGCAAggttaaaatgaattaaaaaaaaaagtgagggtgGTGAGAGGGAGGTGTCAATGATTGGGATAAGGATTCCACCAGCCTGATTCGAAGATGACTTTTCAACACTATTGTCCAAGAAGGTTCTGTGTtgttggatacagtgtgtatacagcctgttacaaaaaaaaaaaaaaaatcccttcctCCTGTCCTCAAAGAGAATTCACACTGCTCCCAACAAAATTAACATCCTTTGACCATGGagtaaaagaggaaaaaaaataatcaagaggCTGATACATTGACTAAAGCTAACAAGTTATTGTTGATTGGGATGTAATCAATTTTCTCCAATGGCATGTCTCTCTGCTCCACTCTCCTTTCCAATGCAGGCGTCTGCAAGTTGGGAGCTCCATTAATTACTAGGCAGAGCTGGTAGGTGGAGCCCACTTGAATTATAATGCTTAGGGCATTTGTCACTTTATTCACCAATTATTTGTTTggtcatctatatatatatatgtatacatatatatatatttcttttaaattacattacacacattgCAACACAGCCTTCATTCAATCAGGACTATATCAcagcaagaaaaaaaatagaataattgtttctattttatttatatattttaggcatacatattttttttattcattttcagctgtaaaattAGCTTCATCTACAAAACAATACGAAAAGCaggtaagttatatatatatattttaactggtCTATGTGCATAGATAGAtagttatataaatatacatttctatttATAGACGTGTTCGTGTGATATTGACCTTATTTCCTGTATTTTCTatagtattttttaaaatattctatTCGAAATTAATTTCGGTTtaattttatacatatacatggaaaattgtatacatatatttatatattgcaaaaataatatttatttaagtgTAAGTAAATATATTGTCAAAGTATACCATTGTATTTATTTCAgtgataatttaattttaaagctGCAATGCTTATTTAATTATTCTGAATTTCGTTGTGTATTTTTCTCAGCAGATAAACACTATACAGATATGTTATTTAGGCAGATAAAACAACAGatcatttataataaataaattccCTTTACGTTTAGTTGTGGCTAATCTCTACCTGCTATAAATCAGAGCACATGGGAGATTATAGAGCCATTATGATATATATTGTATCTGTATACAGAATAAAACCATCCACATGCGTTTGACAGGGTTCCGAAATCTAAATGAATTACATtgaattgtgtgtttgtatttatccCGAGAAGAAGGAAAGAATTGAGTTTAACTTGGGAAAGAGCCATTGAAGTCTCTGGACACAGAATAAAATTTTCTTTAAAACTATCAGCTACATCCTCAGCACAAAATGTTCTGGAATAGGGTCATATAATAATCCCCCATTATTACACAAAATATCATCTCACCCTTTTACCTCCCCTGATATCCATTAGCAGAGCACAAACAATCAGGGTGGGTTTAAACAGGTTTCTGAATATATTTAAAACCCAGACCTGTCTCCTTGGTCGATCATTGAATTTTATAAATTTCcagtattttattactttttatatttattatattttttctacatttattatttttgttgtcttttttttattgttataatgtGAGAATGCGTTTACAAATAAAACGACCAACAAAGACTGCTGAATCTCATCATTCCCAGGACACATTGTGTATTATCAGTAACTTAGTGTAGAGACTGCAGCATGATTTCGTTATATTGGCTGTTTCTCGAGctgattttaatgtattttgtattttttttatttttattttatcccatTTATATGAATCTCTATTTATAGTCTTTTACATTGTCAATAGATCTCTCTGACCCAGACAGGTATATTATATGTTTATACCCAGTCGATACATTCAGcgtttgttgttattattacatgatacattgtaactatgtATTTGTGTTGTGCACAGGGCTCCGATTTATATTATTTACAATTCTTGTGCTGTAAACATTTCTCCCATCCGGCTGTAGgttccagcctcacacacaaagAGACAAATGGCTCCATCTTTTAAAGGGACCTCATCCAATTTTTGGACCGTTTGCTGACTTTAACTCCGTACCGGAAATATTGTTTCTGTATCTTGTTCGATGTGTTACATCTATTAGATTTTAACTCAATTCGAATTCTTGCACAGGACTGAAACGGTTAGCTTTCTACGTAGGGACACATTCCATTTACGTTTAATGTTGTAATTAGCTGGGGTACTAGATCAATCACATGGATGGGATTATTTGTAGCGATTCTGAAGCATTATAACGAAAAATACAGAAATGTAGATGGTGTATttgtaggggtgtgtgtgtgtgtgtgtatgtatacgttatatgtgtttgtgtgtgtgtgtgtgtgtgtgtgtgtgtttttatacatgctatatgtgtgtttgtatcatttttaatcatatttattgtgtaaattggcaatgtgtgtgtgtatagtgactgtgaaatgaaagtgtatgtatatatatatatttacacacatacacactttcatttcatatatatatatatatatatatatatatatatatatacacacactttcatTTCACAgacattatatgtatacacacacacacatttcttcaTTTATATGATGTTCTTGACGATTAATGTGTTTGAGATGTACATACATGTGTCATATTGCATGGCAGTCAATGAATATGCTAACGCAgcaatgtatttaataaatgttttaataaatgctaatCGGTAACTCAGCTGATTATTGTGTGTGCTGAGAGTTTGTATTTACAATCCTATGGCCATTGTTAACCCCTTTATATAATTCAGCACTTTCTGTGTGCAGACAGAGCTCCCACATCCTCCAGCCAGTTTAACTATCAACGAAAAGGGGATCATTCACCcctttattaattatataaacaTTCAATGCACCCCAAAACCACCAGTCACCCCATTATTAATGATATAAACATTCAATTCACCCCAAAGCCACCAGTCACCCCTTTATTAATGACATAAACATTCAATGCACCCAAAAGCCACCAGTCACCcctttattaattatataaacaCTCAATGCATCCCAAAACCAGCAGTCACCCCTTTATTAACTATATAAACATTCAATGCACCCTAAAGCCACCATTCACTcctttattaattacataaacATTCAATGCACCCAAAAGCCACCAGACACCGCTTTATTAATGACATAAACATTCAATGCACCCCaaagtcaccagtcacccctctATTAATTATATAAACATTCAATGCACCCCAAAGCCACCAGACACCGCTTTATTAATGACATAAACATTCAATGCACTCCAAAGCCACCAGTCACCcctttattaattatataaacaTTCAATGCACCCCAAAGCCACCAGACACCGCTTTATTAATGACATAAACATTCAATGCACTCCAAAGCCACCAGTCACCCATTTATTAACTATataaacactcacagcaccccaaAGCCAACAGTCACCcctttattaattatataaatattcaatGCACCCCAAAGCCACCAGTCATCcctttattaattatataaacactcaatgcaccccaaaACCAGCAGTCACcactttattaattatataaatattcaatGCACTCCAAAGCCACCAGTCATCcctttattaattatataaacaTTCAATGCAGCCCAAAGCCACCCCTTTATTAATGATATAAACATTCAATGCACCCCAAAGCCACCAGTCACCCCTTTATTAATGATATAAACATTCAATGCACCTTAAAGCCACCAGTCACCCCTTTATTAATGATATAAACATTCAATGCACCCCAAAGCCACCAGTCACCcctttattaattatataaacaTTCAATGCACCCCAAAGCCACCAGTCACCcctttattaattatataaacaTTCAATGCACCCCAAAGCCACCAGTCACCcctttaataattaaataaacactCAACGCACCCCAAAGCCACCAGTCACCcctttattaattatataaacaTTCAATGCACCCCAAAGCCACCAGTCACcccttttttaattatataaacaTTCAATGCACCCCAAAGCCACCAGTCacccttttattaattaaataaacattCAATGCACCCCAAAGCCACCAGTCACCACTTTATGATTCGCTATTTCTCTTCCATCAGACAATGTGAGAGTCAGATTGACATAATTACAGAGTTTGATTTTAAATCATTGAATTGTGCAGAATATATTTACTATTTTAGTCTATTGATCCCAGCAGCAGAGTCTGTCCTGTTACTCAGTTATTACTGACAGCCATTGTCTTATGATGTAATATATAAACTGTATTGTTTATTAATATCTAAATGTATTGATAATGCAATTTAATATCTTcagatctatctatccatctatatttatcgtgtgtgtgtgtgtgtgtgtgtgtatgtatgtgtgtgtgtgtgtgtgtgcgtgtatgtgtatgtgtgtgtatgcgtgtgtgtgtattatatatattgataatttGTCAATATCTCAGGGATATTTAGTCATTTCTAATGATTCAGTGTCTGTGCATTCAGTAACCTGCTCTGTGATCACGTGGAGCCCCGCAGCCAATCAGCTTTCCTGGGTGCTCCTTAGCATTTTGTGGAAAAAAGCAAATTTTAAATTACAGGTTACATAGtaatgtgggggggagggggagatgggtgATATTAAACGGGCTGGTCATTAATGTGTGCTTGTCTTTATTTTATGACAGATCCTGGTCAGGGAAGGAGCTGTGATTTATGTGTTACCCAGAACTGCAGATCAGGGCAATCCTGGGGCTGTTATATAATATTATCAGAGATGCAGAGTTGGCAAAAGGCAGCTCCCAGCACCAGCTAAACAGACCTTCATACCTAGAACAGATGGCATTATATGACACAAGGTAAAAAGAAGGATACAGACAAGTCAAAGTGgaacagatatatatttataaacctcatagtgtgtgtgtctgtgagagagaAAGTGTGTTTCTCTGCATGTGCTTGTGTGGTGGTAATTGTATGTGCTTCTGTGCAAATTTTTGTAagtctgctgtgtgtgtgtatatatatatatatttgtgtgtgtgtgtgtgtgtgtgtttgtgtatggacgtTTGTGTGACTTTGAGTCTTGTGACTGAGTGCAAGTTTTGATATCTGTCTGTGGTTGTATTTGTATACCAatgtgcctgtgtttgtgtgtgtgtgtgtgtgtctgtctgtctgtctgtctgtgagtgagtgtgtgtgtgtgtgactgtgtgtttttgtcctttgtctgcttttgtatgtgtgtttatttctCTGCCTTCATATCTGTTTATTTCTCTGTAACtgtctttgtgtttgtatgtgtgtgattttgcttgtgtctgtatttttatgtttttatcatT
The DNA window shown above is from Pelobates fuscus isolate aPelFus1 chromosome 10, aPelFus1.pri, whole genome shotgun sequence and carries:
- the LBX1 gene encoding transcription factor LBX1 — protein: MTSKEEAKASSVEERRRNALDHLPPPANSNKPLTPFSIEDILSKPSVRRSYTICGTAHLLTSAEKPPPTGLPLSSRTLLSQTSPLCALEELASKTFKGLEVSVLQAAEGRDGMTIFGQRQTPKKRRKSRTAFTNHQIYELEKRFLYQKYLSPADRDQIAQQLGLTNAQVITWFQNRRAKLKRDLEEMKADVESAKKLSPSTVEAVLTISELEETESVTSGGKNRSRSPTLSLPGHLQISPSSPFTDPQTSQECSEDEEDVEIDVDD